The Verrucomicrobiia bacterium genomic interval GGACAGGACCGCCATTGACGCCCGCCGGACCCTACTCTCCCGCCGGTTCGCGAGGAATTCATGCGCACGGAACGCGTTTTCGAAGAGGTCGTCCACACGGCCATCCGGCAGCCAGCGCTGGAGTTCAATGCCGTCCAGCCCCCCCGGAGCCACGAAACTCCCGTCGGGGAGTCGGACCAGCCGGTGGTCGGGTTCGAACCCCAGGGATCCTGCTGAGGGATTGCCCGGGAACGAGGCCACGAGACCACCGTCCGAACTCCATCGCTGCAATGGCAGTCCGGTGACCAGACTCCCATCCGATTCCACGAACAGGCTTCGTCCCCACCCGGGCGCCCTGGTGAATTCGGGATCGGTGGTGCCATCGGACAACAATCGGACCAGCCCATAGGGAGCCGGGTTGGTCAACGAACCATCGAAGGACACGCCGGCAGCCGCGGCGAGGAGTCGTCCCTGCGCGTCCAGCGCCAGGACATCCACCACCTGCGATGGCTCAAAGCTCGCCGAAGCATCAAAGCCGGGATCGAGGACGAAATCGGAGGTGAGGCGGGCCATGCGGAATCGGGGAACGCCGGAGACCCGGCTGAACCGGCCGGGAACGATCCAGTGCCCGGTCGGAAGATTCAGGAGGGTGGTCACCGATGCGGCATCGAACTCGGGAAAACGCCGCTCGGTGCGCCGGCCGGTGGACGAGAACAGGATCCGTCCATCCGCGAGGGCCACCAGCCGGGTGATCCGGGACACATGGGCCAGGCGATCACCCCACTGCGGTGCGGCGGCCCCCGGCCGCGGACTGCGGATGCCAGCCTCCGTTCGGCCCAAGTTTACGACGTTGGTCCCTTCGAAGCCTGCGGAAACCATTCCGTGGTGAAGTCCCCCATTTGGACAAAGATTCCGTCGGCCTGCTCGAGATGGCTCTGGAAAGAGTTACGCACCAGGTGGGCCGCCCCGAGGAGTGGGAACCAGAGATCGCGGCTGACGTTCGAGCGTTCAGGCGGTGCCCGCCTCTGACGGGACTTCAGGACGAGAAATCCACACCCGCGGCGAGCAGGACGAAGGGTGCGAGGTTGAAGACCACGTGCGCGGCGACCGGGGCCAGCAGGTTGCCTGTTCGGACATACAACCACGCCAGGAACCCTCCCAGCAGGGACAGGGGCAGGAAGGCCGCACGGTTGGCGTGAATGAGTCCGAACCCGACCGAGGCAACGAGGTATGCCGCGCGGGGCCATCCGGCGTCGCGTAGGGCCGGAAACAGGATGCCCCGGAACAACGCCTCCTCCGCCACGGGGGCGAGCACCACGGCAAAGAGTCCGATCACCAGACGTGTCGGCCAGCCTGAGGTCAGCAGGAGGTCCACCGAGTCCTGCGGCGCCGGGGGCCATCCCAGCAGTTCCAGCAGCGTGCCGGCCGCCTCATGAACGCCATAGACCGCCGGCCCCACCACGAGCATCCACAGAAGGGCCTGCCGGAGCGCCGGACCCGGGGCCTCACACCACCCGAATCCCGAGATCCACGAGCGTCCCTCGTGATGCAGGAAGCGCCCGATGAGCCACAACCCCACCCCGTGGAAGCCGAGGCCGGTGATCACCAGCAGGACGACGGGCGACACCGGGCTTCCGGCGTCGCGCCGGATTGCAATGAGCGCAGTGGCCAACGCCGCCGCAACGAGCCACGACGTGGTCAGCGCCAGCAGCAGCCGGACCACGTTCACCCCCTGCCAGTGTTTTGGCGTCAGCACGGCAGGCAGTGAAGCCGGAAACCGCGCGGGAACCACGCGGAAACATTCCTGCACGGGACGGCGTGGGACCCCGGATTTCGCGGACCGGAAACCGCCCGGGGCATGAATTGCAGCCCCGAAGCGTCACTGCCGTGCCGCGAGGGCCGCCGCGCCTGCGGCACAGGCGAAGAACATCCCGGCCAGCATGCCAAGGGTCATGCCGGCGCAGGCCACCAGGAATTGCTGCGGATGCCCGGGACCGGCCCAGCCCAGGGCAAGATCACCACCCCAGCCCATGCCCACAATCATGCCCATGGCGGACAGTCCCAGCAGCGCCGGTCGCGGGAGGATTCCGGGCAGTGCCGCGGTCGCCCGCCACATCGGTGGAAGCCCCCCCAGCAGCATGCCGATGAACATCCATGGTACGCCCCCGGACATCGAAAAGTAATCGTGGCTCCGGCAACAGAGGCAGACCCCGTCGCGCATCACCGGACCGAATCCGGCATCCACCCACCATCCCAGGAGCATGCCCAGGTTGCCCGGGCCGATCATGGCCCCGGCCATCCGCAGCCCGGGCACGGCCCAGTGGCCCCTGGCAAATCCTGGAGCGGAAAACCTGGGGCGCTCCAGCCAGGCGAACAGGGCACCCAGACCCAGGAGCGTCGCGGTGGCGAGGCAGGCCGTCAGGCCTCCAAGATTCCCCAGATGGATCACCCAGGGGACCTGCAGGGCGCAACAAGCCGGCACCAGCCAGGCGCGAAGACCGTTGGAGCGTCGCGCCGGGGAGGGTTCGGGGTGACAGTCGGCGTCCCGTCCCGAACGGACCGCGCGCCAGGAGACGATGGTGCTGCTGCCGACCATGAGCAGGGCTGCGGTGATCGGATGCAGGTGGCCGGTGGCGGCAAGACCCATTCCGAGGGCGTTGTAGAAGGCGGCGAACAGGAGGTTCGACCGGATGGCGTCGCGTACGCGGCGGGTGAGCTGGATGGCCCGCGGAATTTCCGTCAGGTCGTCCCCGCAAAGCAGGGCGTCGGCACTGGCGGACGCCAGGGGTGCCCCATGGACGAGGGCGAC includes:
- a CDS encoding delta-60 repeat domain-containing protein, translated to MVSAGFEGTNVVNLGRTEAGIRSPRPGAAAPQWGDRLAHVSRITRLVALADGRILFSSTGRRTERRFPEFDAASVTTLLNLPTGHWIVPGRFSRVSGVPRFRMARLTSDFVLDPGFDASASFEPSQVVDVLALDAQGRLLAAAAGVSFDGSLTNPAPYGLVRLLSDGTTDPEFTRAPGWGRSLFVESDGSLVTGLPLQRWSSDGGLVASFPGNPSAGSLGFEPDHRLVRLPDGSFVAPGGLDGIELQRWLPDGRVDDLFENAFRAHEFLANRRESRVRRASMAVLSAGSPLRQSIRRGIRRLPGHGQLLDVGQVLHSAASPLVDQKVFPADEVHRLAVHRGGHPSGKGASKISAGDSRKNLDEVRHRSESGDIFPVKEPLR
- a CDS encoding CPBP family intramembrane metalloprotease, with translation MLTPKHWQGVNVVRLLLALTTSWLVAAALATALIAIRRDAGSPVSPVVLLVITGLGFHGVGLWLIGRFLHHEGRSWISGFGWCEAPGPALRQALLWMLVVGPAVYGVHEAAGTLLELLGWPPAPQDSVDLLLTSGWPTRLVIGLFAVVLAPVAEEALFRGILFPALRDAGWPRAAYLVASVGFGLIHANRAAFLPLSLLGGFLAWLYVRTGNLLAPVAAHVVFNLAPFVLLAAGVDFSS